One part of the Terriglobales bacterium genome encodes these proteins:
- a CDS encoding N-acetylmuramoyl-L-alanine amidase: MIAWLVLLLLALAPAAEENRLAVFTPQLTFSAPVVDRDGREYVSVTDLFDPFGQTTLERDGKKWKLRTQAGGKKVEAEFSDGSNEVKLRGKKITLSGPFWSQNQRGYVPVAAAPLLVTQFTGLKADLHEYARRLFVSDVSTTYTVEVQKGNPPKVVVHFSSAVNPSVATESGRVRLTFTREPLVPAAQNPMSLDDATISRVLFTEINGAAELTFNTSSSVLVTFSDGNKTITLTPPPTVAQSAPPQAAIPIQPGTAATPTPTAPAPTGPAAPSAPRFVVVIDPAHGGNDPGAALGGGLFEKDVALAIARRIRADLEQRGISGILLRDSDTNLTIDQRAIAANTSRAGLYIAVHADTLGTGVRLFTARFSSPIHLPDHGFLPWNLAQAKYLDLSHTVAASLITELETRRIRGSPLEASLRPLRNIAKPAVAIEVAPPQDSVQGLTSAVYQQAIASAIGASIANLRPSLEASR; encoded by the coding sequence TTGATTGCCTGGCTCGTGCTGCTTCTGCTGGCACTGGCGCCTGCCGCCGAAGAAAACCGGCTGGCAGTCTTCACGCCACAACTGACTTTCTCCGCCCCGGTGGTGGACCGCGATGGACGTGAATACGTCAGCGTGACGGATTTGTTTGATCCGTTCGGTCAAACGACTCTGGAGCGCGATGGAAAGAAGTGGAAGCTGCGAACGCAAGCTGGCGGAAAGAAGGTGGAGGCGGAATTCTCGGACGGATCGAATGAAGTCAAGCTGCGGGGTAAGAAAATTACCTTGAGTGGACCATTCTGGAGCCAGAACCAGCGTGGATATGTGCCGGTCGCCGCAGCACCGTTGCTGGTGACCCAGTTCACCGGACTAAAAGCAGATCTGCATGAGTATGCACGCCGGCTGTTTGTCTCGGATGTTTCGACGACGTACACGGTTGAGGTGCAGAAGGGGAATCCGCCGAAGGTGGTGGTGCACTTCTCTTCTGCGGTGAACCCCAGCGTGGCGACCGAATCAGGGCGAGTTCGGCTGACGTTCACGCGCGAACCGCTGGTGCCGGCAGCACAGAATCCAATGTCGCTCGATGATGCGACCATTTCACGGGTTCTGTTCACGGAAATCAACGGCGCTGCTGAATTGACATTCAATACCAGTAGCTCCGTGCTGGTGACCTTCAGCGATGGAAACAAAACGATCACGCTGACGCCACCACCGACCGTTGCCCAGAGTGCTCCGCCGCAGGCAGCAATTCCAATTCAACCGGGCACGGCTGCGACGCCGACTCCGACCGCTCCAGCGCCGACAGGTCCGGCCGCTCCTTCGGCACCGAGGTTCGTGGTGGTCATCGATCCGGCGCACGGTGGCAATGATCCCGGCGCTGCGCTTGGGGGCGGACTGTTTGAAAAAGATGTTGCCCTTGCCATCGCGCGTCGCATCCGCGCAGACCTGGAACAGCGCGGGATTTCGGGGATCCTACTGCGAGACAGCGATACGAACCTAACTATCGATCAGCGCGCAATCGCAGCCAACACCTCGCGTGCGGGACTCTATATCGCCGTGCATGCCGATACACTCGGCACCGGCGTACGGCTCTTTACGGCACGATTCAGTTCGCCAATCCATCTGCCGGATCACGGATTCCTGCCGTGGAACCTGGCACAGGCGAAATATCTGGACCTAAGCCACACGGTGGCTGCAAGCCTGATAACGGAGCTCGAAACGCGGCGTATCCGTGGCTCGCCGCTGGAAGCCAGTTTGAGGCCGCTGCGAAATATCGCGAAACCGGCGGTAGCGATCGAAGTTGCCCCGCCGCAGGATTCGGTGCAGGGACTGACGTCGGCGGTGTACCAGCAGGCAATTGCCAGCGCGATTGGAGCGAGCATCGCGAACCTGCGGCCGAGCCTGGAGGCTTCCCGATGA